In Brienomyrus brachyistius isolate T26 chromosome 3, BBRACH_0.4, whole genome shotgun sequence, the following proteins share a genomic window:
- the LOC125739106 gene encoding uncharacterized protein LOC125739106 — protein sequence MEKSEAEGQNDEETRSTRSRRSSKSSGRLTVRSSAACSSRSSASTRASMAAARAQAEAQAAKARLAYAEKEMNIKVEKARLEATLDVINLQKEADAALAKAEVMESAAAQFDKAESGEEWPLSPLQVTPEQKVNEYINKYSHTDLTPDITSHHDDSKYQIEQSKQSVMYTPLYPKQEPVQYSFTPQDGAERRLQRDVSPQTLHDALQQQHGLSSNNNADTIASDLARFLAKSQLITGGLSKFDDKPENYLSWKATFQSTIRDLCLTATEEINLLIKWLGPESSEHAKRLKAVNIKHPPAGLNMIWLRLEECYGSPEAIENSLFARIRDFPKLSSKEPHKLRDLSDLLCELQAAKLDGYLPGLSYLDTARGVHPIVEKLPFHLQEKWTMVGSKFKEDHNVSFPPFSFFVEFVKRQAKARNDPCFTTPFNTTLSYVSHMSSYRKEKPLSNHNQRSSVTVHKTDISSEGSKSKKADEDIERQCPIHHKPHPLKRCRGFRAMLLEQRKRFLRDNSICYRCLASTGHQAKDCTVTIKCEECNSEKHLAALHPAPTLQMPKPPSSPEVHGGEQANPQDPDVTATCTEVCGNETTGRSCSKVCLVQVYPKGQRDNARRMYAIIDDQSNQSLAKTEFFDIFNIQATPEPYMLKTCSGVTHTTGRRAFGYMVESLDGKMVFPLPTLVECNAIPNNREEVPTAEAALHHPHLKAIAAEIPPLDPSADILLLIGRNLLRVHKVREQINGRDNDPFAQKLDLGWVIIGDVCLGNAHKPSKVNVLKTYVLDNGRPSYLSPCDSHLSVKEDFSLSQTKPISSQLPSAHSHQRSTAENLGDSVFCHTSNDNHLAHSAEDVIFLKKMAGFFKDNTNSWVAPLPFRTPRRKLPDNRSYAYQRLMSLRCTLDKKPEMKTHFVEFMQKMLDNQHAELAPPPNKDKEYWYLPIFGVYHPQKPGKIRVVFDSSAQFDGVSLNEVLLSGPDLNNTLLGVLLRFRKEPVAVTADIEHMFYCFVVQEDHRDYLRFLWYKDNDLGKDVVDYRMRVHVFGNSPSPAVAIYGLRLAAREAESEYGTDARDFVEHNFYVDDALKSFPTAAEAVDVLQRTQKMLALSNLRLHKIASNKVEVVSAFPPEDRAKDIKDLDLTTDELPVQRSLGVSWNPTTDTFTFHVPQEQKPFTRRGVLSTVNSLFDPLGLLAPVTIKGRLLLRELSSSNLEWDSSLPQDMYDGWRRWHDSLRSLTNLHIPRPYVTFSISQATFIELCVFSDASVKAIAAVAYLKVTHEDRHSEVGFVMGKAKLAPVPEPTIPRLELCAAVLAVEMSELLTVELNAKIDKTTFYTDSKVVLGYINNQSRRFHVYVNNRVQRIKQSSLPDQWRYVPSEHNPADHGSRSVPAEKLSGTSWLYGPALLLNHETLSPEKGPYELVDPESDIEIRHKVNVLVTTTAPGALGSSRFERFSKWTSLVQAVAYLRHISHSFKYKDGDVCSGWHLCKASLTDGALSEAEHTIIRCVQREVYAEEIKCIMAKRDLPRNSALHKLHPIIDGQNLLRVGGRLAESGLPSHQANPLLIPGKHHIATLLIRHHHEATQHQGRHFTEGAVRASGLWVVGSKRSISSVIHKCVTCRKLRGRTEQQIMSDLPAERLQTDPPFSYVGLDVFGPWEVSTRRTKGGQANSKRWAVLFTCMSTRAVHIEVIETLSSSSFINALRRFFAIRGPAKQLRSDCGTNFIGASKDLKLYSPKPGETSVDDYLRKQRCSWVFNAPHSSHMGGAWERMIGISRRILDSMLLQAGNPTLTHEVLTTLMAEVTAIINARPLVPVSSDPDAPLILTPSALLTQKVDPIPTPPVDFTKADIYTRQWKRVQALADTFWARWQREYLHMLQGRQKWQRSRPNLKEGDVVLLKDKQLKRNEWPMGVIVKTLPSRDGVVRKMEVKVTRDKIAKIFCRPISDCILLLRDWSNI from the coding sequence ATGGAGAAATCAGAGGCTGAAGGTCAAAACGACGAGGAAACAAGGTCCACTCGCTCAAGAAGGTCCTCAAAGTCTTCAGGAAGACTGACTGTTAGATCATCTGCAGCATGTTCAAGCAGGTCATCAGCATCAACCCGAGCCAGTATGGCAGCAGCGCGGGCTCAAGCAGAAGCTCAAGCAGCAAAAGCCAGATTAGCTTACGCTGAGAAGGAGATGAACATTAAAGTAGAAAAGGCCCGCCTAGAAGCAACTCTAGATGTAATCAACCTCCAAAAGGAAGCGGATGCAGCCTTGGCCAAAGCAGAGGTAATGGAGTCAGCAGCAGCTCAATTTGACAAAGCTGAATCAGGGGAAGAGTGGCCATTGTCACCTCTACAAGTAACCCCAGAACAAAAAGTGAatgaatacataaataaatacagcCACACTGACCTGACTCCAGACATTACATCCCACCATGACGACAGTAAATATCAGATTGAACAATCAAAACAATCAGTAATGTACACACCTCTTTACCCTAAACAAGAACCAGTGCAGTACTCATTCACGCCACAAGATGGAGCAGAGAGACGACTACAAAGAGACGTAAGTCCGCAGACTCTCCACGATGCATTACAACAGCAGCACGGATTAAGCTCAAATAATAATGCAGACACCATAGCAAGTGACCTCGCCAGATTCTTAGCCAAGAGTCAGCTAATAACTGGAGGGCTGTCTAAATTTGACGACAAGCCAGAAAATTACCTTAGTTGGAAGGCCACATTTCAGAGCACCATTAGGGACCTTTGTCTAACAGCCACTGAAGAAATCAACCTACTCATTAAGTGGCTAGGCCCAGAGTCTTCTGAACATGCCAAGAGATTAAAAGCAGTCAACATAAAGCATCCACCTGCCGGTCTGAACATGATATGGTTGAGACTAGAGGAATGTTACGGCTCACCAGAAGCAATAGAAAACTCCCTGTTTGCCCGAATACGAGACTTTCCAAAGCTCTCCAGCAAAGAACCACACAAGCTTCGCGACCTATCAGATCTGCTGTGTGAACTCCAAGCTGCAAAGCTAGATGGTTATTTGCCTGGTTTAAGTTACCTCGACACAGCTAGGGGAGTACATCCCATTGTGGAGAAGCTGCCCTTCCATCTTCAAGAGAAGTGGACAATGGTAGGGTCAAAGTTTAAAGAAGACCacaatgttagcttcccaccaTTCTCATTCTTTGTTGAATTTGTGAAACGTCAAGCAAAAGCAAGGAATGATCCTTGCTTCACCACACCTTTCAACACAACTCTTTCCTATGTCAGCCACATGTCCAGCTACAGAAAAGAAAAACCGTTAAGCAACCACAACCAAAGGTCATCAGTTACAGTGCACAAGACGGACATATCATCAGAGGGATCAAAATCAAAAAAAGCAGACGAAGACATTGAAAGACAGTGCCCCATACATCACAAACCCCACCCACTCAAAAGATGCAGGGGCTTTAGAGCTATGCTGCTTGAACAGAGGAAGAGGTTCCTCAGAGACAATAGCATTTGCTATCGCTGCCTTGCTTCCACCGGCCACCAAGCCAAAGACTGTACAGTCACGATTAAGTGTGAAGAGTGTAATAGTGAGAAACACTTGGCAGCTCTTCATCCTGCCCCAACACTGCAAATGCCCAAGCCTCCTTCATCTCCTGAAGTTCACGGCGGGGAGCAAGCAAATCCACAAGACCCGGATGTTACTGCCACATGTACAGAGGTATGTGGAAATGAAACCACAGGGAGATCCTGTTCTAAGGTTTGCTTAGTACAAGTCTATCCCAAAGGTCAGCGAGACAACGCCAGAAGGATGTATGCAATAATTGACGATCAAAGCAACCAGTCACTTGCAAAGACAGAGTTTTTTGACATATTTAACATACAAGCCACACCTGAACCATACATGCTGAAAACCTGTAGTGGTGTAACACACACGACTGGTAGAAGAGCATTTGGCTACATGGTTGAGTCATTAGATGGAAAAATGGTTTTCCCTCTCCCCACGCTCGTAGAGTGCAATGCCATCCCTAACAACAGGGAAGAGGTACCAACTGCAGAAGCTGCTTTACACCACCCACACCTGAAAGCAATAGCTGCTGAAATACCACCTCTCGACCCAAGTGCAGACATTCTGTTGCTGATAGGACGCAACCTTCTGAGAGTTCACAAAGTGAGGGAGCAAATCAACGGCAGAGATAATGACCCGTTTGCACAGAAGCTTGACCTGGGCTGGGTTATCATTGGAGATGTGTGTCTTGGCAATGCCCACAAGCCAAGTAAAGTGAATGTTCTGAAAACCTATGTATTGGACAATGGACGCCCAAGCTATCTCTCTCCCTGTGACAGTCACCTTAGTGTAAAGGAGGACTTCAGTCTGAGCCAAACCAAACCCATCTCCAGTCAACTGCCATCTGCTCACTCACACCAAAGGTCCACAGCTGAGAATTTGGGAGACTCTGTGTTTTGTCACACCAGTAATGACAACCACCTTGCTCATTCAGCTGAAGATGTAATCTTTTTGAAAAAGATGGCAGGCTTCTTTAAGGACAATACAAACAGCTGGGTTGCACCACTCCCGTTCCGAACCCCCAGACGCAAACTCCCGGATAACCGGTCCTACGCCTACCAACGGCTCATGTCGTTACGATGTACGCTCGACAAGAAACCAGAAATGAAAACACATTTTGTGGAATTCATGCAGAAAATGCTAGATAACCAACACGCAGAACTCGCACCACCTCCCAATAAAGACAAAGAGTACTGGTATCTCCCGATATTTGGCGTGTACCATCCTCAAAAGCCAGGgaagatacgtgtggtgtttgaTTCGAGTGCGCAGTTTGATGGAGTGTCCCTCAATGAAGTGTTGCTGTCCGGCCCGGACCTGAACAACACGCTTTTGGGTGTGCTGCTTCGCTTCAGGAAAGAACCCGTCGCAGTCACAGCTGACATCGAACATATGTTCTACTGTTTTGTAGTCCAAGAAGATCACAGAGACTACCTTCGCTTTCTTTGGTACAAAGACAACGACCTTGGCAAAGACGTAGTAGACTACAGAATGAGGGTGCATGTTTTTGGTAACAGTCCTTCCCCGGCAGTGGCAATTTACGGGCTGAGATTGGCAGCAAGGGAAGCAGAAAGTGAGTACGGAACTGACGCCCGAGACTTCGTAGAGCACAACTTCTATGTCGATGACGCATTAAAGTCTTTCCCAACTGCAGCTGAGGCTGTTGATGTCCTACAGAGAACTCAGAAAATGCTTGCCCTCTCAAATCTACGTCTCCACAAGATTGCTTCCAATAAAGTGGAAGTGGTGAGTGCTTTCCCCCCTGAGGATAGGGCCAAAGATATCAAAGATCTCGATTTAACAACAGATGAGCTTCCAGTCCAGCGCAGCTTAGGGGTAAGTTGGAACCCCACAACAGACACGTTCACATTCCATGTTCCACAAGAGCAAAAACCCTTCACTCGCCGGGGCGTACTCTCAACAGTGAACAGCTTGTTTGACCCTCTTGGTTTGCTTGCACCCGTAACCATCAAAGGAAGACTTCTTCTCAGAGAGCTCTCCAGTAGCAACCTTGAGTGGGACAGTTCCTTACCCCAAGACATGTACGATGGCTGGAGAAGGTGGCATGACTCGCTACGAAGTCTCACAAATCTGCACATTCCCCGCCCCTACGTCACGTTCTCCATCTCACAAGCCACCTTCATTGAACTTTGTGTGTTCTCAGACGCTTCGGTGAAAGCCATCGCTGCGGTAGCTTACCTGAAGGTCACACATGAAGACAGGCACAGTGAGGTTGGATTTGTTATGGGTAAGGCCAAACTAGCTCCTGTACCAGAACCGACCATTCCTCGATTAGAGCTGTGCGCTGCAGTGCTTGCTGTGGAGATGTCAGAGCTTCTCACAGTAGAACTAAACGCAAAGATTGACAAGACAACATTCTACACTGACAGTAAAGTGGTGTTAGGATACATTAACAATCAAAGCAGAAGATTCCATGTATATGTGAACAATCGTGTACAGAGAATCAAGCAGTCTTCCCTACCAGATCAATGGAGATACGTCCCATCAGAGCACAATCCTGCTGATCATGGCTCTCGGTCTGTACCAGCAGAAAAACTCTCTGGTACTTCATGGTTGTACGGCCCAGCACTTCTTCTCAATCACGAGACTCTCTCCCCAGAAAAGGGTCCATATGAACTTGTCGATCCAGAGTCGGACATTGAAATTCGACATAAAGTCAATgtacttgtgaccacaactgctCCAGGTGCCTTGGGTTCATCACGCTTTGAAAGATTCTCAAAATGGACTTCCCTTGTCCAAGCGGTGGCCTACCTTCGCCACATCTCTCACAGTTTCAAGTATAAAGATGGTGATGTCTGTAGCGGCTGGCATCTTTGTAAGGCTAGTCTCACAGATGGAGCGTTATCTGAAGCAGAGCACACGATCATCAGGTGTGTCCAGCGTGAAGTCTATGCAGAAGAAATAAAATGCATCATGGCAAAACGAGACTTGCCTCGCAACAGTGCTCTTCACAAACTCCATCCCATCATCGATGGCCAAAACTTACTGCGAGTAGGAGGTCGACTTGCAGAGTCTGGCTTGCCGAGTCATCAAGCTAACCCTCTTCTGATACCAGGGAAGCATCACATTGCAACACTGCTCATTCGACATCACCATGAAGCCACCCAGCACCAAGGAAGACACTTCACTGAAGGGGCTGTGAGAGCAAGTGGCTTATGGGTAGTTGGTTCTAAGAGGTCTATCAGCAGTGTAATCCACAAATGTGTCACCTGCAGAAAGCTTCGAGGTAGAACAGAGCAGCAAATCATGTCTGACTTACCTGCCGAACGTCTTCAGACGGACCCCCCGTTCTCTTATGTTGGCCTCGATGtatttggaccgtgggaggttTCAACACGCCGCACCAAAGGTGGTCAAGCAAACAGTAAGAGATGGGCAGTCTTGTTCACTTGCATGTCTACACGGGCTGTTCATATTGAAGTGATTGAAACTCTCAGCTCTTCCAGTTTCATCAATGCTCTTCGCAGGTTCTTTGCGATCAGAGGCCCGGCTAAGCAGTTGAGGTCAGATTGCGGAACCAATTTTATTGGTGCCTCCAAGGACCTAAAGTTGTATTCCCCAAAGCCTGGTGAGACAAGTGTGGATGACTACCTACGCAAGCAGAGGTGTTCCTGGGTGTTTAATGCGCCTCACTCCTCTCACATGGGTGGCGCCTGGGAGCGTATGATAGGCATCTCACGACGCATCCTAGACTCGATGCTCCTACAAGCAGGAAACCCTACACTAACTCACGAGGTCCTGACAACGTTAATGGCGGAAGTCACGGCTATTATCAACGCAAGGCCCTTGGTACCCGTTTCCTCGGATCCAGACGCTCCCTTAATCCTGACCCCTTCAGCTCTGCTCACCCAGAAGGTCGATCCGATCCCAACTCCACCTGTGGATTTTACCAAAGCCGACATATATACACGTCAGTGGAAGAGAGTTCAAGCCCTTGCCGACACATTCTGGGCCAGGTGGCAGAGGGAGTACCTTCACATGCTCCAAGGTCGTCAGAAATGGCAGCGCAGCAGACCAAACTTGAAGGAAGGAGATGTTGTTCTTCTGAAGGACAAGCAACTAAAAAGAAATGAGTGGCCTATGGGTGTCATCGTGAAGACACTTCCAAGCAGAGATGGAGTTGTCAGAAAGATGGAAGTGAAGGTGACACGTGACAAGATTGCGAAGATATTCTGTAGACCCATTTCGGACTGTATCCTTCTTCTGAGAGATTGGTCTAACATCTAA
- the LOC125739112 gene encoding uncharacterized protein LOC125739112 isoform X6, producing MMSMSAILSGVTAHKISKTITFLLNESVVLSRPPQGGARPLLLLLPWLGSQPWGLAKYCDIYLPNGFDVLIVESRVSQFLWPKWGLDYGMKVLEVLQSDRFVWRPLLVHAFSVGGYTFSQLLVHICRNPGQYDGMIRRLRGQVYDSLVMGSLDRMAVGLGRSLLPQGESLVRAASMLYFRAFKRHTVDYFNTNIDIFWHRLIQAPALFFSSENDPMCDHLKMKEMIEDWRKQGMRVDCKAWKDSTHAGHLRDHPQEYLSTLQEFIHSLSMDPFKAKM from the exons ATGATGTCTATGTCTGCCATCCTGAGCGGCGTCACCGCTCACAAAATCAGCAAAACCATCACGTTTTTATTGAATGAATCCGTGGTGTTGAGTAGACCACCACAGGGTGGCGCCAGAcccttgctgctgctgcttccctGGCTGGGATCTCAGCCTTGGGGCTTGGCCAAATACTGTGACATATACCTGCCTAACGGCTTTGATGTGCTCATCGTGGAGAGCCGGGTCAGCCAGTTCCTTTGGCCGAAATGGGGCCTTGACTATGGCATGAAGGTCCTGGAGGTGCTGCAGAGCGACAGGTTtgtgtggcgccccctgctggtgcatGCTTTCTCAGTAGGGGGCTACACCTTCAGCCAGCTGCTGGTCCACATCTGCAGAAATCCCGGCCAGTATGACGGCATGATTCGCAGGCTCCGAGGGCAGGTTTACGACAGCCTGGTGATGGGTTCCCTGGATCGCATGGCCGTAG GTCTGGGGAGGAGTTTGCTTCCCCAGGGGGAGAGCCTTGTGCGGGCGGCCAGCATGCTGTACTTTCGAGCTTTCAAGAGACACACGGTGGATTACTTTAACACCAACATCGACATCTTCTGGCACCGCCTCATTCAGGCACCTGCTCTCTTCTTCTCCTCTGAGAATGACCCAATGTGTGACCATCTCAAGATGAAGGAGATGATTGAGGACTGGCGAAAGCAAGGCATGAGGGTGGACTGCAAGGCATGGAAGGACTCCACCCATGCAGGACACCTGCGAGATCACCCTCAGGAGTACCTCTCCACGCTTCAGGAGTTCATACATTCTCTCAGCATGGATCCCTTCAAAGCCAAAATGTGA